One segment of Nostoc flagelliforme CCNUN1 DNA contains the following:
- a CDS encoding HAMP domain-containing protein: MATEQLTRDSDNLDLNQLLRTLNAVKQGDFSARMPIDHTGVAGKIADTLNDIIDQNERMAAELQRIGNVVGKEGKIAERASLGDVRGSWSNCVTSVNTLITDLVQPTAETTRVIRSVANGDLSQTIATEIEGRPLQGEFLQTANIVNTMVDRLGSFASEVTRVAREVGTEGKLGVQAEVQGVAGTWKDLTDNVNLMAGNLTGQVRNIAEVATAIANGDLSKKITVNVKGEILELKNTVNTMVDQLNSFASEVTRVAREVGTEGKLGVQAEVKGVAGTWKDLTDNVNLMAGNLTAQVRNIAEVTTAVANGDLSKKITVDVKGEILELKNTVNIMVDQLNSFASEVTRVAREVGAEGKLGGQAEVRGVAGTWKDLTDSVNFMAGSLTAQVRNIAEVTTAVANGDLSKKITVDVKGEILELKNTINTMVDQLNSFASEVTRVAREVGTEGKLGVQAQVQGVAGTWKDLTDNVNLMAGNLTGQVRNIAEVATAIANGDLSKKITVDVRGEIFELKNTINIMVDQLSSFASEVTRVAREVGSEGKLGVQADVRGVAGTWKDLTDSVNFMAGSLTAQVRNIAEVTTAVATGDLSKKITVDVKGEILELKNTINTMVDQLNSFASEVTRVAREVGSEGKLGVQAEVRGVAGTWKDLTDSVNFMAGSLTAQVRNIAEVTTAVATGDLSKKITVDVKGEILELKNTINTMVDQLSSFASEVTRVAREVGTEGKLGVQAEVKDVAGTWKDLTDSVNFMAGSLTAQVRNIAEVTTAIANGDLSKKITVAVKGEILELKNTINIMVDQLNSFASEVTRVAREVGSEGKLGVQADVRGVAGTWKDLTDSVNFMAGSLTAQVRNIATVTTAVANGDLSKKISVDVKGEILELKNTINTMVDQLNSFASEVTRVAREVGTEGKLGVQAEVKGVAGTWKDLTESVNFMAGSLTAQVRNIAEVTTAVANGDLSKKITVDVKGEIQELKNTINTMVDQLNSFASEVTRVAREVGTEGKLGVQAYVRGVAGTWKDLTDNVNSMAGNLTGQVRNIAEVTKAVANGDLSKKITVDAKGEILDLKNTTNTMVDQLSSFASEVTRVAREVGTEGKLGGQAQVQGVAGTWKDLTDNVNSMAGNLTAQVRGIARVVTAVANGDLKRKLMLDAKGEIETLAETINEMIDTLATFANQVTTVAREVGIEGKLGGQARVPGAAGTWKDLTDNVNELAATLTTQLRAIAEVATAVTKGDLTRSIAVEALGEVAILKDNINQMIANLRETTQKNTEQDWLKTNLAKFTRMLQGQRDLETVSKLILSELAPLVGAQHGVFFLMESGENIPFLKLISSYAYRERRHLANRFHLGEGLVGQCALEKERILLTDVPSDYVRIASGLGEAAPLNAVVLPVLFEGQVTAVIELASFRRFSEIHLTFFDQLTESIAIVLNTIAASMRTEELLKQSQSLAEELQTQQNELRETNKRLEQQAQSLKTSEDLLKGQQEELQQTNAELEEKAELLAMQKKEVERKNREIEQARLSLEDKAEQLALSSKYKSEFLANMSHELRTPLNSLLILAKLLADNIDHNLSAKQVEYSQTIYSAGNDLLALINDILDLAKIESGTMSIDMTQMPLTELGDQIERTFRQIAQSKGLAFTIELAPELPTTIYTDVKRLQQVLKNLLSNAFKFTEKGEVRLQIAVAKQGWSKDQVILNRAQNVIAFSVSDTGIGIAPDKQKVIFEAFQQADGSTSRRYGGTGLGLSISREIARLFGGEIKLISQPGQGSTFTFYFPQLSPEFRVPSPESTSTQSSTPYSPLSTDAINRVSTHSPLPTQDGLNHSYQLTPLINDDRAVIERGDRVLLIVEDDVNFARILLEMAQQHGFKVIAAQTGSTGLMLAQQFQPSAILLDIRLPEMDGWTVLDRLKHDPNTRHIPVHIMTVEEGRQRGLQLGAIAYLQKPLTSETISEALAKIKGFVERQVKNLLVVEDDDTQRLSIVELIGNSDVCTTAVGTGAAALEAIRTQHFDCLVLDLGLPDMTGFELIEQIKLLPHGKTLPIIVYTGREISKAQETELRRIAETIIIKDVRSPERLLDETALFLHRVQANLPAPKRQILEQLHSIDYLLAGKKALIVDDDMRNIFALTSMLERYQIQVLYAENGSEGIILLERTPDIDVVLMDVMMPEMDGYETTRLIRQNEQFKSLPIIALTAKAMQGDREKCIEAGASDYITKPVDTEQLLSLLRVWLYR, from the coding sequence ATGGCAACCGAACAGTTAACTAGAGACAGTGATAATCTAGATTTAAATCAGCTACTAAGAACGCTGAATGCTGTTAAACAGGGTGACTTCTCTGCTCGGATGCCCATAGACCATACTGGTGTAGCAGGGAAAATAGCTGATACGCTCAATGATATTATTGACCAGAATGAGCGGATGGCGGCAGAACTACAACGCATTGGTAACGTTGTCGGCAAAGAAGGCAAAATTGCTGAACGTGCTTCTCTGGGAGATGTTCGAGGTTCTTGGTCAAACTGTGTTACTTCTGTCAATACTCTAATTACAGATTTAGTTCAACCAACAGCTGAAACTACTCGTGTAATTCGGTCAGTCGCCAATGGTGACTTATCCCAAACGATCGCTACAGAAATTGAAGGCAGACCGCTCCAAGGTGAGTTTCTCCAAACTGCTAATATCGTCAACACGATGGTGGATCGGCTTGGTTCTTTTGCGTCGGAAGTAACACGGGTTGCCCGTGAGGTGGGAACCGAAGGAAAGTTGGGTGTCCAAGCCGAAGTGCAAGGTGTGGCTGGCACTTGGAAAGATTTGACTGATAACGTTAACTTGATGGCGGGTAATCTCACTGGTCAAGTTCGCAACATTGCCGAAGTTGCCACTGCGATCGCAAATGGTGACTTATCGAAAAAAATCACTGTCAATGTCAAAGGCGAAATTCTGGAGTTGAAAAACACCGTCAACACGATGGTGGATCAGCTTAATTCTTTTGCAAGTGAAGTGACGCGAGTTGCCCGTGAGGTGGGAACTGAAGGGAAGTTGGGCGTTCAAGCAGAAGTTAAAGGAGTGGCAGGTACTTGGAAGGATCTGACAGACAACGTTAACTTGATGGCAGGGAATTTAACAGCCCAAGTCCGTAACATTGCGGAAGTGACAACGGCGGTAGCGAATGGCGACTTATCCAAGAAAATTACTGTTGATGTCAAAGGCGAAATTTTAGAGTTGAAAAACACCGTCAACATCATGGTGGATCAACTCAATTCTTTTGCATCGGAAGTAACAAGAGTTGCCCGTGAGGTGGGTGCAGAAGGAAAATTAGGCGGTCAAGCAGAAGTGCGCGGGGTAGCGGGTACGTGGAAAGACCTTACCGATAGCGTAAATTTCATGGCGGGAAGCTTGACGGCACAGGTGCGGAATATTGCGGAAGTTACAACGGCTGTGGCAAATGGCGACTTATCTAAGAAAATCACTGTCGATGTGAAAGGTGAAATTCTGGAACTCAAGAACACCATCAACACAATGGTGGATCAGCTCAATTCCTTTGCATCAGAAGTAACAAGGGTTGCGCGTGAGGTGGGAACTGAAGGAAAATTGGGCGTTCAAGCGCAAGTGCAGGGAGTAGCGGGAACTTGGAAAGATTTAACTGATAACGTTAACTTAATGGCGGGTAATCTCACCGGACAAGTGCGGAATATTGCCGAAGTTGCCACTGCGATCGCAAATGGTGATCTATCTAAAAAAATCACCGTCGATGTTAGAGGTGAAATTTTTGAACTCAAGAATACCATCAATATAATGGTGGATCAACTCAGTTCCTTTGCAAGTGAAGTTACAAGGGTTGCTCGTGAAGTGGGCAGTGAAGGTAAACTGGGTGTGCAAGCCGATGTGCGCGGTGTAGCTGGCACTTGGAAAGATTTAACTGATAGCGTGAACTTCATGGCGGGAAGTTTAACGGCACAGGTGCGGAATATTGCCGAAGTAACAACGGCGGTTGCAACAGGCGACTTATCCAAGAAAATTACTGTCGATGTCAAAGGTGAAATTCTGGAACTGAAAAACACCATCAACACAATGGTGGATCAGCTCAATTCCTTTGCAAGTGAAGTAACAAGGGTTGCTCGTGAGGTAGGAAGTGAGGGTAAACTGGGCGTGCAAGCAGAAGTGCGCGGCGTGGCTGGCACTTGGAAAGATTTAACCGACAGCGTGAATTTCATGGCGGGAAGCCTGACGGCACAGGTGCGGAATATTGCCGAAGTAACTACGGCGGTTGCAACAGGCGACTTATCCAAGAAAATCACTGTTGATGTCAAAGGTGAAATTCTGGAGTTGAAAAATACCATTAATACAATGGTGGATCAACTCAGTTCCTTTGCAAGTGAAGTGACGCGAGTTGCGCGTGAGGTGGGAACTGAAGGTAAATTGGGTGTACAAGCGGAAGTAAAAGACGTTGCTGGTACTTGGAAAGATTTAACTGACAGCGTGAACTTCATGGCGGGAAGCTTGACGGCACAGGTGCGGAATATTGCCGAAGTGACAACTGCGATCGCAAATGGTGACTTATCTAAGAAAATTACTGTTGCTGTCAAAGGCGAAATTCTCGAACTCAAGAATACCATCAATATAATGGTGGATCAACTCAACTCCTTTGCAAGTGAAGTGACGCGGGTTGCTCGTGAGGTAGGAAGCGAAGGTAAACTAGGCGTACAAGCAGATGTGCGCGGCGTGGCTGGAACTTGGAAAGACTTAACCGACAGCGTGAACTTCATGGCGGGAAGTTTAACGGCACAGGTGCGAAACATTGCTACAGTCACTACAGCGGTGGCAAATGGCGACCTCTCGAAGAAAATTTCCGTTGATGTCAAAGGTGAAATATTGGAACTCAAGAACACCATCAATACGATGGTGGATCAACTTAATTCCTTTGCAAGTGAAGTAACGCGGGTTGCCCGTGAGGTGGGAACCGAGGGTAAATTGGGCGTACAAGCAGAAGTTAAGGGAGTAGCCGGGACTTGGAAGGATCTCACCGAAAGTGTGAACTTCATGGCGGGAAGCTTGACGGCACAGGTACGGAACATTGCCGAAGTTACCACGGCGGTAGCGAATGGCGACTTATCCAAGAAAATTACCGTCGATGTGAAAGGTGAAATTCAGGAACTCAAAAACACCATTAATACAATGGTGGATCAGCTAAATTCTTTTGCATCAGAAGTAACAAGGGTTGCCCGTGAGGTAGGAACGGAAGGTAAATTAGGCGTACAAGCTTACGTCAGAGGAGTTGCAGGGACTTGGAAAGATTTGACTGATAACGTTAACTCGATGGCGGGGAACCTCACCGGACAAGTTCGCAACATCGCGGAAGTTACCAAAGCGGTAGCTAATGGCGACTTATCTAAGAAAATTACCGTCGATGCCAAAGGCGAAATTTTAGACTTGAAGAACACCACCAATACAATGGTGGATCAACTTAGTTCCTTTGCAAGTGAAGTAACGCGGGTAGCGCGAGAAGTGGGAACTGAAGGGAAGTTAGGCGGACAAGCGCAAGTCCAGGGTGTTGCAGGTACTTGGAAGGATTTAACAGACAACGTTAACTCGATGGCGGGTAATTTAACGGCACAAGTGCGCGGTATTGCCAGAGTTGTAACGGCGGTTGCTAACGGTGACTTGAAACGGAAACTGATGTTAGATGCTAAGGGAGAAATTGAAACCTTGGCAGAGACAATCAACGAGATGATTGATACTCTAGCGACATTTGCCAATCAGGTAACTACAGTAGCGCGGGAAGTGGGAATTGAAGGGAAGTTAGGCGGACAAGCTAGAGTACCTGGCGCGGCTGGAACTTGGAAAGATTTGACGGATAATGTAAATGAACTTGCTGCTACACTGACAACTCAATTAAGAGCGATCGCAGAAGTTGCTACAGCTGTAACTAAAGGTGATTTAACTCGTTCAATTGCCGTCGAAGCACTAGGGGAAGTTGCGATACTCAAAGACAACATCAACCAGATGATTGCTAATCTGCGTGAGACAACGCAGAAAAATACTGAGCAAGACTGGTTGAAAACTAACTTAGCCAAGTTTACCCGAATGCTGCAAGGGCAGCGAGACTTGGAAACCGTATCTAAACTAATTCTCTCAGAACTAGCACCCCTAGTAGGAGCGCAACACGGCGTATTCTTCCTGATGGAGTCTGGGGAAAATATACCGTTTTTAAAATTAATTAGTAGCTACGCTTACCGCGAACGCAGACATCTGGCTAACCGCTTCCACTTGGGTGAAGGTTTGGTGGGACAATGCGCTTTAGAAAAAGAGCGAATACTACTAACGGATGTGCCAAGTGATTATGTCAGAATTGCCTCTGGCTTAGGAGAAGCGGCTCCACTTAATGCCGTGGTGTTACCTGTACTTTTTGAAGGACAGGTAACAGCAGTCATAGAATTAGCATCCTTCCGCCGCTTTAGCGAAATTCATCTGACATTCTTCGACCAACTTACCGAAAGTATAGCGATCGTCCTCAATACGATCGCAGCATCCATGCGAACTGAAGAATTACTCAAGCAGTCGCAATCTTTGGCTGAAGAACTCCAAACCCAGCAAAATGAACTCCGGGAAACCAACAAGCGCTTAGAACAACAAGCCCAATCACTCAAAACCTCAGAAGATTTACTCAAAGGACAACAAGAGGAGTTGCAACAAACCAACGCCGAATTAGAAGAAAAGGCAGAGTTGTTGGCGATGCAAAAGAAAGAAGTCGAGCGCAAAAATCGGGAAATTGAACAAGCAAGACTCTCTTTGGAAGACAAGGCTGAACAACTTGCCCTTTCTTCAAAATACAAATCAGAGTTTCTCGCCAACATGTCCCATGAACTGCGGACACCGCTAAACAGCTTGTTGATTTTGGCGAAGTTGTTGGCAGATAACATTGATCACAATCTCAGCGCCAAGCAAGTCGAATACAGCCAAACAATTTACTCAGCAGGTAATGATTTGTTGGCGTTAATCAATGACATTCTGGATCTCGCTAAAATTGAATCTGGAACTATGTCAATTGACATGACTCAAATGCCATTGACAGAGTTGGGCGATCAGATTGAGCGCACCTTCCGACAAATCGCTCAGAGCAAAGGACTTGCTTTCACAATTGAATTGGCTCCCGAATTGCCCACAACCATCTACACAGATGTCAAACGCTTACAACAGGTGTTGAAAAATCTCCTCTCCAACGCTTTTAAATTTACAGAAAAAGGGGAGGTACGCTTACAGATTGCGGTGGCGAAGCAGGGATGGAGCAAAGACCAAGTAATTTTAAATCGCGCCCAAAATGTCATCGCCTTCTCAGTCAGCGATACAGGCATTGGCATTGCCCCCGACAAGCAGAAAGTGATTTTCGAGGCATTTCAGCAAGCCGATGGCTCTACCAGTCGGAGATACGGCGGTACCGGATTGGGCTTATCAATCAGCCGTGAAATCGCTCGTCTCTTTGGCGGCGAAATTAAACTAATCAGTCAACCCGGTCAAGGTAGCACCTTTACATTCTACTTCCCACAATTGAGTCCAGAGTTCCGAGTTCCGAGTCCTGAGTCAACATCAACTCAATCCAGCACTCCCTACTCCCCACTCAGTACAGACGCGATTAATCGCGTCTCTACCCACTCCCCACTCCCCACTCAGGACGGGCTAAACCATAGCTATCAGCTAACACCACTGATTAATGACGATCGCGCTGTTATTGAAAGAGGCGATCGCGTGCTACTAATTGTTGAGGATGACGTTAATTTTGCGCGTATCCTGCTAGAGATGGCGCAACAGCACGGATTCAAGGTGATCGCTGCCCAAACAGGCAGTACAGGTTTGATGTTAGCGCAGCAATTCCAGCCTTCAGCCATTTTGCTAGATATCAGGTTGCCAGAAATGGATGGTTGGACTGTATTAGATCGTCTCAAGCATGACCCAAATACCCGTCACATTCCTGTACATATCATGACCGTTGAGGAAGGAAGACAACGTGGTTTACAACTAGGAGCGATCGCATATCTGCAAAAGCCCTTAACCAGCGAGACAATATCCGAGGCGTTGGCCAAAATTAAAGGTTTTGTTGAGCGCCAGGTGAAAAATTTGTTAGTAGTCGAAGACGACGACACTCAACGGCTTAGTATTGTTGAGTTGATTGGCAACAGTGATGTTTGTACTACTGCGGTTGGCACTGGTGCAGCAGCTTTAGAAGCTATTCGCACCCAGCATTTTGATTGCCTCGTTCTCGATTTAGGGCTACCCGACATGACCGGGTTTGAACTTATCGAGCAGATAAAGCTTCTACCTCACGGTAAAACTTTACCAATCATTGTCTATACAGGTAGAGAAATTAGCAAAGCTCAAGAAACGGAACTCAGACGGATTGCCGAAACAATCATCATTAAAGATGTGCGATCGCCCGAACGTCTCCTTGATGAAACAGCATTATTTTTACACCGAGTCCAAGCAAATTTACCAGCACCCAAACGACAAATACTTGAACAACTGCATTCCATAGACTACTTACTCGCTGGCAAGAAAGCGCTAATTGTAGACGACGATATGCGTAATATCTTTGCGTTGACAAGTATGCTGGAGCGTTATCAAATACAGGTTTTATATGCTGAAAACGGCAGCGAGGGAATTATCCTGTTGGAAAGGACACCAGATATTGATGTCGTTTTGATGGACGTAATGATGCCAGAAATGGATGGTTACGAAACAACACGCTTAATCCGCCAAAACGAGCAATTTAAATCTTTGCCGATTATTGCACTGACCGCTAAAGCCATGCAAGGCGATCGCGAGAAGTGTATTGAAGCAGGCGCATCAGATTACATTACCAAACCCGTAGATACTGAACAACTGCTTTCACTATTGCGCGTTTGGCTATACCGTTGA
- a CDS encoding cation:proton antiporter domain-containing protein: MQEDFRLIVDLVLVLGVAACGGLLAALLRQPVLLGYLIGGMIIGPAGLGLIKELIQVETLAQFGVAFLLFALGVEFSFAELKKVKAIALGGGGLQIALTILVTVAVCGLTGAWGTLPAKGMFLGCILSLSSTAVVLKCLMERNETETPHGQVMLGILVVQDLALGLMLAVLPALNQPAETIGIAVLTALLWIALFAAGAIAAGIWLIPPLLRLLARTESRELFLLGVVALCLGIALLTEHLGLSIEMGAFVAGLMISEVEYADQTLTYVEPLRDIFASLFFAAIGMLIDPVFLWNNLELILGLVALVFVGKFLIITPLVKLFGYPLKTAIIAGLGLAQIGEFSFVLASEGQTLGLVSRQIYLLILGTTAVTLMLTPFVLRLAPFLFNFAESMPWLKPYLQDDQVRDVSEDLPFKDHLVVCGYGRVGKNLVKLLLQHDIPVVVIDQSESRIQQLREAGVSYVYGNCVSLHVLETAGVNHAKGMAIALPDPMSTRLCLKRALELRPELDLVVRATQDKNIEVLYQLGAKEVVQPEFEASLEMATHLLTSLGLLSPAVVQREMQQIRNDHYLDFRPERSATEVARDLRQATRDLNQRWYPLPSDSPLIGMSIEEADMRYLTGASLMAIRRANGDEIDYPNNQTKLAEGDRLLVVGADEELAALAEFAKGQAAVPGENSACQWVTVNADTPTLGKTLADLDIGKQYGVQVQAIRRDGKFIRYPDGSMDLRVGDQVLLCGGLTGLSQLQQLFAIANTAPLSIPVVKAAEAEALKEFLPADSVTD; this comes from the coding sequence GTGCAAGAAGATTTTAGGCTAATTGTTGATTTAGTTTTAGTTTTAGGCGTTGCCGCCTGCGGTGGACTATTGGCGGCACTTCTGCGACAACCCGTGCTGCTAGGGTATCTCATTGGCGGGATGATCATTGGCCCAGCCGGGCTGGGACTGATTAAAGAACTTATTCAAGTAGAAACTCTAGCACAGTTCGGCGTTGCCTTTTTGTTATTCGCCTTGGGTGTGGAATTTTCCTTTGCGGAACTCAAGAAGGTAAAAGCGATCGCTCTTGGCGGAGGTGGACTCCAGATTGCTCTGACAATTTTAGTCACAGTTGCGGTATGCGGGTTAACCGGAGCTTGGGGAACCTTACCTGCTAAAGGCATGTTTTTAGGGTGTATTCTATCCTTGTCTTCCACAGCAGTTGTCCTCAAATGCTTGATGGAGCGCAACGAAACAGAAACCCCTCACGGGCAAGTGATGCTAGGGATTTTGGTAGTACAGGACTTGGCACTGGGACTGATGTTAGCAGTCTTACCAGCCCTTAACCAACCTGCAGAAACTATTGGCATCGCTGTGCTGACAGCGCTGTTGTGGATTGCTTTATTTGCTGCTGGTGCAATAGCTGCGGGGATTTGGCTGATACCGCCTTTGTTGCGACTGCTAGCCCGTACCGAAAGCCGAGAACTATTTTTATTAGGAGTTGTAGCTCTATGCTTGGGCATTGCTCTGTTAACAGAGCATTTAGGGCTATCGATTGAGATGGGGGCATTTGTCGCCGGTTTGATGATTTCTGAGGTGGAATACGCCGATCAAACCCTGACTTATGTCGAACCACTGCGAGATATCTTTGCCAGTTTATTTTTTGCCGCCATTGGCATGTTAATCGACCCAGTGTTTTTGTGGAACAACCTGGAATTGATTTTAGGGTTGGTAGCACTAGTTTTCGTAGGTAAATTTTTGATTATCACGCCCCTAGTAAAGCTGTTTGGCTACCCTTTGAAAACAGCGATAATCGCCGGTTTGGGACTGGCGCAAATTGGAGAATTTTCCTTTGTTCTCGCTAGTGAAGGGCAAACTTTGGGGCTGGTGTCTCGACAGATATACTTATTAATTTTGGGAACCACCGCAGTTACTCTCATGCTTACTCCCTTTGTCCTGCGGTTAGCGCCATTTTTATTTAATTTTGCCGAATCAATGCCCTGGTTGAAACCGTATTTACAAGATGATCAGGTACGAGATGTGTCGGAAGATTTGCCTTTCAAAGACCATCTGGTAGTCTGCGGTTATGGGCGAGTCGGCAAAAATTTAGTGAAGTTATTGCTGCAACACGACATACCTGTGGTGGTAATCGACCAGTCAGAGAGTAGAATTCAGCAGTTGCGTGAGGCTGGGGTGTCTTATGTTTATGGCAATTGCGTGAGTTTACATGTTCTAGAAACCGCCGGGGTGAATCATGCCAAAGGAATGGCGATCGCACTTCCAGACCCCATGAGTACGCGTCTTTGCTTGAAACGCGCTTTAGAATTGCGCCCAGAATTAGATTTGGTTGTGCGTGCTACCCAGGATAAAAATATTGAAGTGCTGTATCAATTGGGAGCGAAAGAAGTTGTGCAACCAGAGTTTGAAGCCAGCTTAGAAATGGCAACTCATTTATTAACTAGCTTAGGCTTGTTGTCGCCAGCTGTCGTCCAACGCGAAATGCAGCAAATCCGCAACGATCATTATTTAGATTTTCGCCCAGAGCGTTCTGCTACTGAAGTTGCTCGTGATTTGCGCCAAGCAACTCGCGATCTAAATCAACGCTGGTATCCTCTACCATCTGATTCGCCCTTAATTGGCATGAGCATAGAAGAAGCAGATATGCGCTATTTAACAGGAGCGAGTTTGATGGCAATTCGCCGCGCTAACGGCGATGAAATCGATTATCCCAACAATCAAACCAAATTGGCAGAAGGCGATCGCCTGTTGGTAGTAGGAGCAGATGAAGAATTGGCAGCTTTGGCAGAATTTGCTAAGGGACAAGCAGCTGTTCCTGGAGAAAATAGTGCTTGCCAGTGGGTTACAGTTAATGCAGATACGCCAACCCTTGGTAAAACCCTTGCAGATTTAGATATCGGCAAGCAATATGGAGTACAAGTACAGGCGATCCGGCGCGATGGTAAGTTTATCCGCTACCCTGATGGCAGCATGGACTTGCGAGTTGGCGACCAAGTATTGTTATGTGGTGGTTTGACAGGTTTAAGTCAACTACAACAGTTATTTGCGATCGCAAATACAGCACCCCTTTCCATCCCAGTGGTAAAAGCTGCTGAGGCAGAAGCGCTCAAAGAGTTTCTGCCTGCGGATAGTGTGACTGATTAA
- a CDS encoding diguanylate cyclase domain-containing protein — protein MAINYEKLRCYSVVTVFFYLQNIAEIIIIMLYKTWHIIPKISADLLCKLLGQPSISDLQTQLHDKQVQIQQLEKQERALYRVISKIRASLELETIFRTATKETCKLLRVERIAVYRFYENWGGEFVSDFEFAETGWDDVETLGKNTVWNDSYLQEHEGGRYRNNETLLASDVYAADLCQCHLEILEQFHIRAYATAPIFVGKKLWGVLAAYQHSQPHEWKKLEIQFLSQIATQLGFAVKQAEFLAQAEQKAAELYKTNQQQDILFNLVAEIRESLNLDTLFKTTVREVRKALRTDRVSIFRFDPESNYTCGEFVSENVLPDYDSTIGIKVKDDCFGEKYAVAYHQGRIQVLSDVYQAGLKDCHIQLLEQLQIKAQIIAPLMKGKTLWGLLCVHQCHCSREWKTPEIQFIQQLAAQFNVALEHSELLEQSRSQANQLAQANHALEIANSQLEKLSKLDALTQIANRHCFEKFLEQEWNRLRVTENYLSLILFDIDYFKDYNDSYGHLAGDECLIQIARAAQAVLKRPTDLLARYGGEEFIVILPDTNESGAIKVTKLIQKSIQKLNIPHKKKNNFQYFVTVSLGVAIAIPTEKSSIQELINAADKALYKAKEQGRNRWVCAAKL, from the coding sequence ATGGCTATAAACTACGAAAAATTACGTTGTTACAGCGTTGTCACTGTCTTTTTTTATCTCCAAAATATTGCTGAAATTATCATTATAATGTTGTATAAAACTTGGCACATTATTCCGAAAATATCTGCTGATCTACTCTGTAAGCTTTTAGGACAGCCTAGTATTAGTGATTTACAAACTCAACTGCATGATAAACAAGTTCAAATTCAGCAGCTAGAAAAGCAAGAAAGAGCGCTTTACCGAGTTATTAGCAAAATCCGAGCTTCTCTTGAGTTAGAAACAATTTTTCGTACAGCTACCAAGGAAACTTGCAAGTTACTCCGCGTCGAGCGGATTGCCGTCTATCGTTTCTATGAAAACTGGGGTGGAGAATTTGTCAGCGACTTTGAGTTTGCAGAAACTGGATGGGATGATGTAGAGACATTAGGAAAAAATACAGTTTGGAATGACTCTTATCTACAAGAACATGAAGGTGGACGGTATCGTAATAATGAAACCTTACTTGCTTCCGATGTCTACGCAGCAGACTTGTGTCAATGCCATTTAGAAATTTTAGAACAGTTCCATATTCGAGCTTATGCAACTGCACCAATTTTTGTTGGAAAAAAACTGTGGGGAGTGCTTGCTGCTTATCAGCACTCACAGCCACATGAATGGAAAAAATTAGAAATTCAGTTTTTGTCTCAGATTGCAACGCAGTTAGGATTTGCAGTTAAACAAGCAGAATTTTTAGCTCAAGCAGAACAAAAAGCAGCAGAACTGTATAAAACGAATCAGCAGCAGGATATTTTGTTTAATTTAGTTGCAGAAATTCGTGAATCTCTTAATCTAGACACCTTATTTAAGACTACTGTACGAGAAGTTCGTAAGGCTCTCCGTACTGATCGCGTCAGTATCTTTCGATTTGACCCGGAATCGAACTATACCTGTGGGGAATTTGTCTCTGAGAATGTATTACCTGACTACGATTCTACGATCGGCATAAAGGTGAAAGATGATTGTTTTGGTGAAAAATATGCAGTTGCTTATCACCAAGGGCGTATACAGGTATTATCAGATGTTTATCAAGCTGGGCTAAAGGATTGCCACATTCAACTGTTAGAGCAATTGCAAATCAAGGCGCAAATTATTGCACCTCTAATGAAAGGAAAAACTTTATGGGGATTACTATGTGTTCATCAGTGCCATTGTTCACGCGAGTGGAAAACGCCGGAAATTCAATTTATCCAACAGTTAGCAGCTCAGTTTAATGTAGCTTTAGAACATTCTGAATTATTAGAGCAATCCCGCTCTCAAGCTAATCAGCTTGCTCAAGCAAACCATGCTTTAGAAATTGCAAATTCTCAGCTAGAAAAACTTAGTAAGCTAGATGCTCTAACTCAAATTGCAAACCGTCATTGTTTTGAGAAATTTTTAGAGCAAGAATGGAATCGACTAAGAGTAACTGAAAATTATTTATCTTTAATTCTATTTGATATTGACTATTTCAAGGATTATAACGATTCTTATGGGCATTTAGCTGGGGATGAATGCTTAATACAAATTGCTCGTGCAGCCCAAGCTGTATTAAAGCGTCCGACAGATTTACTAGCTCGTTATGGTGGTGAAGAATTTATTGTTATTTTGCCAGATACGAACGAATCAGGTGCTATTAAAGTAACTAAGTTGATTCAAAAGTCTATTCAAAAATTAAATATTCCCCATAAGAAGAAGAATAATTTTCAATATTTTGTGACTGTAAGTTTAGGTGTTGCTATTGCTATCCCAACAGAAAAAAGTTCAATTCAAGAGTTGATTAACGCAGCCGACAAAGCTTTGTATAAAGCTAAAGAACAAGGACGCAATAGGTGGGTTTGTGCTGCAAAACTCTAA
- a CDS encoding Hfq-related RNA-binding protein, with protein MLTEFDTTLPSIIQVQNLIKQTTPVELKLLTGDVLTGRVLWQDPQCICIADENSQQTTVWKQAIAYIKPKVS; from the coding sequence ATGCTTACCGAATTTGACACCACTTTGCCTAGTATTATACAAGTTCAAAACCTGATTAAACAAACAACGCCAGTAGAGTTAAAGCTGCTGACTGGTGATGTGCTGACAGGACGGGTTTTATGGCAAGACCCACAGTGTATCTGTATTGCTGATGAAAACAGTCAGCAAACCACTGTTTGGAAACAAGCGATCGCATACATCAAGCCGAAAGTGAGTTAG